A stretch of Fusarium fujikuroi IMI 58289 draft genome, chromosome FFUJ_chr10 DNA encodes these proteins:
- a CDS encoding related to ADH3-alcohol dehydrogenase III, translating into MGDQAIPEFSTSLVLPAFNEALKLEKTPLPKTVPPGSVIVRVLSTPVRPHQREGFKGNSPLSFKPPYNPGDGGVGRIVSVGPDAVALKPGQLVYMNNFITARDDPNTRVLLGIHDGGGAEADLKLFNLWKGFWRDIAVVAAENVIPLDEKILINEMGCSYGDLSYIQRLSVAYGGIRAANLQAGETVIVAPATGHFSGAVVELAAQVGCRVIALSRSASKLKPLTSRYPRITAVELSGDEKRDAEAIGALLPRGADAYIDVSPPAATASHQHLNISINSLASYGRVVFLGMMFDIKINYASLMVRNITIKAQFMYTRQELVSLVKMIETGILKLGKEAGHEIVEKGFSMEEWEKAVTVAETAMAWGQQVLLCP; encoded by the coding sequence ATGGGCGACCAAGCTATTCCCGAGTTCTCAACCTCTCTTGTCCTTCCTGCCTTCAAcgaagctctcaagctcgagaagaCCCCACTTCCCAAGACAGTCCCTCCTGGATCGGTCATTGTCCGTGTCCTTAGCACTCCAGTACGCCCTCATCAACGCGAAGGCTTTAAAGGAAACAGTCCTCTTTCTTTCAAGCCCCCGTATAACCCCGgagatggtggtgttggccgCATCGTATCCGTTGGGCCTGATGCTGTCGCTCTCAAGCCTGGTCAGCTTGTCTACATGAACAACTTCATCACGGCAAGAGATGATCCCAACACCCGAGTCCTGCTCGGTATTCATGATGGCGGTGGTGCTGAAGCTGACTTGAAGCTTTTCAACCTCTGGAAAGGCTTCTGGAGAGATATTGCAGTTGTTGCTGCGGAGAATGTCATCCCTCTCGACGAAAAGATTCTCATCAATGAGATGGGTTGCTCCTATGGAGACCTGAGCTATATCCAGCGCCTCTCCGTCGCATATGGCGGTATCAGAGCCGCCAATCTTCAAGCCGGCGAGACTGTCATTGTTGCTCCAGCTACAGGTCACTTTTCTGGCGCTGTGGTCGAATTGGCTGCCCAGGTCGGTTGTCGTGTAATTGCGCTTTCGCGCTCGGCATCTAAGCTGAAGCCTCTCACGTCTCGCTACCCTCGTATTACAGCTGTTGAGCTCAGtggcgatgagaagaggGATGCCGAGGCCATTGGCGCACTTTTGCCCCGAGGCGCTGATGCTTACATCGACGTTTCTCCGCCTGCAGCGACAGCTTCACATCAGCACCTCAACATTTCCATTAACTCACTGGCGTCCTACGGTCGTGTTGTCTTTCTGGGTATGATGTTCGATATCAAGATCAACTATGCTAGCCTCATGGTTCGCAACATCACGATCAAAGCGCAGTTCATGTATACCCGCCAGGAGTTGGTGTCTTTGGTCAAGATGATTGAGACGGGAATTCTCAAATTGGGCAAGGAGGCTGGGCATGAGATTGTGGAGAAGGGGTTCTCCATGGAAGAATGGGAGAAGGCAGTCACTGTTGCAGAGACGGCTATGGCTTGGGGTCAGCAGGTCCTGCTCTGTCCCTAG
- a CDS encoding related to exopolygalacturonase, with protein sequence MLFQSVFFAALISLAIQGVAGTPKSYDYHKRATCTPKSAGSASTDDVPAIVTALKQCGDGGVILFPKGTTYMIRSKLSFAGCTNCEVQLDGRLKLSDDYTFWNNSRTQIDIRGTNGLKFHSPAGTGEIDGNGQAAWDRFGSVGDLKRPIMFAVEGSSDVEVNGFLMKNAQNVFVDIGSNSERVKFLNMHLTAISKSSYPPKNTDGFDIGASKYTTLSNIFIQNEDDCVAFKAGCNQVTVTDITCQGSHGLSVGSLGKTNTDTVTNVYVRNVTMKGATKAAGIKIYPGGPDHGTAVVHNVTWDGVIVDNCGAAFEFDACYNEDESYCKQYPSTAQVTEIYVKNFSGKTSTKYAPTTGHVYCPVEGKNCDVEFTNWTVKSGTGAGQFLCQNISSDVLGITCKAS encoded by the coding sequence ATGCTCTTCCAATCAGTATTCTTCGCTGCTCTCATTTCATTGGCTATTCAAGGAGTCGCAGGCACTCCAAAGTCATACGACTATCACAAGCGAGCGACTTGTACTCCCAAATCAGCCGGCTCAGCTTCAACAGATGATGTCCCCGCCATCGTCACAGCGCTGAAGCAATGCGGCGATGGTGGGGTCATCCTGTTCCCCAAAGGGACTACATACATGATCAGAAGCAAGCTCAGTTTCGCCGGCTGCACCAACTGCGAAGTCCAGCTCGACGGTCGACTCAAACTCTCGGATGATTACACTTTTTGGAACAACTCCCGTACTCAGATAGACATTCGTGGAACTAATGGGCTGAAATTCCATAGTCCCGCTGGTACTGGAGAGATTGATGGTAATGGACAAGCTGCATGGGATCGCTTTGGATCAGTTGGGGATCTGAAGAGGCCCATCATGTTTGCCGTGGAGGGGTCTAGTGATGTTGAAGTCAATGGCTTTCTTATGAAGAACGCCCAGAACGTTTTTGTTGATATCGGATCCAACAGTGAGAGagtcaagttcctcaacatgCATTTGACTGCCATCAGCAAATCCAGTTATCCACCAAAGAACACCGATGGATTTGATATCGGAGCGTCCAAGTACACCACTCTTTCGAACATCTTCATCCAGAACGAGGATGATTGCGTTGCATTCAAAGCAGGCTGTAACCAAGTAACAGTCACCGACATCACCTGTCAAGGATCCCACGGCCTATCAGTCGGTTCTCTGGGTAAGACAAACACCGACACAGTCACCAACGTCTACGTGAGAAATGTCACCATGAAAGGCGCTACGAAAGCGGCTGGTATCAAGATCTACCCCGGTGGTCCTGATCACGGCACAGCAGTTGTCCACAACGTTACCTGGGATGGCGTAATCGTTGATAACTGCGGTGCCGCATTTGAATTTGATGCTTGCTACAACGAAGACGAGTCCTACTGCAAACAGTATCCCAGTACCGCGCAGGTGACAGAGATCTACGTCAAGAACTTCTCGGGAAAGACTAGTACCAAGTATGCGCCTACTACCGGCCATGTATACTGCCCTGTTGAGGGAAAGAATTGCGATGTTGAGTTTACGAACTGGACTGTCAAGTCGGGAACTGGTGCTGGGCAGTTTTTGTGTCAGAACATCAGCTCTGATGTTTTGGGGATTACCTGCAAGGCTTCTTGA
- a CDS encoding related to transcription activator protein acu-15, whose amino-acid sequence MTNQSLAGHITKFRVSQTPRIKRNRPAVSCSTCRARKQKCDRQQPCGPCQKRGVEDSCHLDSTPRPPPPSLANRGNTRVQNELRQMQSLLQSLLSQPNQDQAATSCDTLAAGVDRIRQAISGNTSSALTAPQVDQPPDIVFGSLAKATSEDVLAALPSRQCSDKIVSTYLNARHIAVPFIHIHQFRRRYEAFWNNPESANLLWASILFSVLAVGTIIPDDKEGRCQSSAFISMSARCLVSGQYSTATEFSVEALAMHLHARCFHQEDSNINLSQLHALAVRIAQQRGYHLAGDDFLQALTPFQVEMRRRVWYYLQYYDVLLSLEHGLPPVIHEDTYSIGHPTNVTDDEFDEESKIIFSSPTTEAYAALPCVYMSQLLPILRRIVCHALGFKTYNYKDALFLRSQLETWYRSIPRCLCVHSVKNTCLTNTASAALHRVLFQLIYNTGIALIYRPFLNIMSLENKNFKTALDLSRKNALRSIEVYIEVGQEMQSGGGLYHNPQVKANLPVNDFFITMIMAPLEFFGCPDLPQSQKGYIIHTLETAAQLWPTRSCVSSYALESSRLLQVILADIYSSTSIERPMYPLYSKPGKCPLAMLWNLWFKKWGWLGELVD is encoded by the exons ATGACGAACCAGAGCCTGGCAGGTCATATCACCAAGTTCCGGGTGTCCCAAACCCCACGGATCAAGCGGAACAGACCTGCCGTTTCTTGCTCAACGTGTCGTGCGCGCAAGCAGAAATGCGACAGACAGCAACCATGCGGCCCATGTCAGAAGCGTGGAGTCGAGGACTCATGTCACCTAGACTCAACTCCGCGACCACCGCCTCCTTCGCTGGCCAATCGTGGTAATACCAGAGTCCAGAATGAGCTTAGGCAGATGCAGAGCCTTCTCCAGAGTCTCCTCAGCCAGCCTAACCAGGACCAAGCGGCCACATCCTGTGATACACTAGCCGCGGGTGTGGATCGCATTCGGCAGGCCATCAGTGGCAATACTTCTAGCGCTCTGACGGCTCCGCAAGTGGACCAACCTCCAGATATCGTATTTGGATCTCTCGCCAAAGCTACCTCAGAAGATGTTCTAGCGGCTTTGCCATCCCGCCAGTGCTCTGATAAGATAGTGTCAACATACCTCAACGCAAGACACATTGCTGTACCGTTCATTCATATTCACCAATTCCGCAGACGGTACGAAGCCTTTTGGAATAACCCTGAATCTGCGAACCTTCTGTGGGCaagcatcctcttctcagTCCTCGCCGTTGGTACCATCATACCGGATGACAAGGAAGGCCGCTGCCAGTCTTCCGCATTTATTTCCATGTCAGCCCGATGTCTTGTATCCGGGCAGTACAGCACCGCAACTGAATTCTCAGTTGAAGCCTTGGCTATGCACCTTCATGCACGATGTTTCCATCAGGAGgacagcaacatcaatcTCTCCCAGCTCCATGCGCTGGCTGTTCGTATCGCCCAACAGCGGGGCTATCATCTGGCTGGAGACGACTTCTTACAGGCTCTGACGCCTTTCCAAGTTGAAATGAGACGGCGCGTTTGGTATTATCTCCAATACTACGACGTCTTGCTCTCTCTTGAGCATGGACTCCCGCCTGTGATACACGAAGATACGTACTCTATCGGTCATCCAACAAATGTAacagatgatgagtttgatgaggaATCAAAAATCATTTTCTCTAGTCCGACGACAGAGGCCTATGCTGCGCTCCCTTGCGTATACATGTCACAACTGTTACCAATTTTGAGACGCATTGTTTGTCACGCCCTTGGTTTCAAGACCTACAACTACAAGGACGCCCTTTTCCTCAGGTCGCAGCTCGAGACATGGTACAGATCGATTCCACGCTGTCTCTGCGTGCATTCTGTCAAGAATACTTGCTTGACAAACACTGCCTCTGCGGCTTTGCACCGTGTCCTATTTCAGCTCATCTACAACACAGGAATCGCGCTAATATATCGTCCCTTCCTCAATATCATGAGCCTTGAGAACAAAAATTTCAAAACTGCGCTCGACTTGTCTCGCAAGAATGCACTAAGATCTATTGAAGTGTATATAGAGGTTGGCCAGGAGATGCAGAGTGGGGGAGGACTCTACCACAACCCCCAAGTCAAGGCTAACTTACCCGTCAATGATTTCTTTATAACAATGATAATGGCACCGCTTGAGTTTTTCGGTTGCCCCGACTTGCC GCAAAGCCAAAAGGGCTACATTATTCATACTCTCGAAACTGCAGCACAGTTGTGGCCCACGAGATCTTGTGTCTCTTCATACGCCCTTGAAAGCTCCCGATTGCTTCAGGTCATCCTGGCAGACATCTATTCGTCGACATCGATTGAGCGTCCTATGTACCCTCTCTATTCCAAACCAGGAAAATGTCCTCTTGCAATGCTTTGGAACCTATGGTTCAAGAAATGGGGAT GGCTCGGCGAACTTGTTGACTGA